The genomic interval GAGGCATGTAGAGTGGCTGGTGAAGCTTTGAGTAGTGTTTATCCTGGTCATTCTAACATAGCTAATACCTCTCCATTGGGATGGGGACCTGGACCGGGACCGGGTCATAGAAGAGCCCAAAGTGAGGTATTGAGTGGTCACAATAGAAGTAATAGTTTTCATAGGTTGAAAACTCAGGTTCAGAGGGCTTGGAAATGGGGTAGCAATTCAAGGGATGAAGGTCGCCGTTCTAATTTCAATCCCGAGGTCTTGGCTAACCAAAAACGCCAGTGGTATCAGCTTCACTCCAAAGTTTTGGTATTTCAATGTTCacctgatttttttattattcaatttcaCTTTTTGGCACTTGGGTTTGGATTATTTTGGAAAGATTTGGGGTTCTTATTATAGGATGTCATTGTAGGATCATACCAACTACAAGGAACCAACGTCGTTATTTGAACACTTTGTTGTTGCTGGGCTTCAGCCTGATGCTAATCTCGAGACTGTGGAGGCTGCATTTGCTAAAAGGAAGGAGTGGGAAATGGAGATGTCAAGATCTGAATTAGTAGACTTTAACTTGCTTCGCCAGCGGGGGCCTTCATTCCCTAGCTTGGAACCTCAGGTTGAGTAATTGACTTTTTTGTTTTGTGTGTATTTGCTATTTGGTCAACTTGTGCATTGTGCTAAGTCTTGTGTTTCATTAGATATTGTTCAAATATCCTCCGGGGAAGAAAATAGCAATGCGTTGGAAGGACTTAGCCGCCTTCTGTTTTCCAGCAGGAGTTAAGGTTTGTATTTCTGATCTTCTATGTCTTATTCCATTGGGAAATCTTCTGTTTCCTATCTCAACATGCTAGCTTCTAACTTTCTTTATGGTTCCTCATTGTTCCACTTGTTCGGGTTTGTCATAATACAGGCACAGTTGTTGGAGAGAACCCCATCATTAAGTGATCTAAATGAACTTATTTATGGGCAGGTATAATAAATCTTTTTAGAAGTCATCCCCAGCAGAGTTTTTCCAGTCAATATGTCCCCATGTTTTGTTCATCTCCATTAGGAAGGAGTTAGTCTTTTTCCACGCGCCATTTTTTCTTTCTACAAATAACTAACATCTATTGTTGTTCTGTTATTTCACAGGAACATTTGGGCCGGGATGATTTATCATTCATCTTCTCACTTAAGGTATGCAATGTTCTAGTCTTGCCAAGTACGAAATTCATTCTTTCCAAAGCAAAAGTATATACGGTAATGTATTAGAATCATAGGTATTTGATTGCTTAAGAATTCTCTATTCTTGGTCAGGGGTCAGACAATGCAACACTATATGGTGTTTGCTTACATGTCCTAGAAATTGTACAGAGACCACCTGGAATCTTAGGTGGTGCATCGCCTCTTTCTCATTCATCAGGAGGATTCAACCGATTTTTAGTGTCTGCACCTCGCTGTTATTGTGTACTAACTAGAGTTCCTTTCTTTGAGCTACACTATGAGATGTTAAATAGGTAAATTTCACCTCTCAAACTTTTTTTTGTATATCCATTACTTGTGACTGAAGTCTTACTCTCCTGGCTGCAGTATAATTGCCCAGCAACGTCTGAATCGGATAACAGAATTTGTCACCGAAATGTCTCTCTATGATTATGTCCCTTCTACTAATGATCAAATGCATCAGAATGTGGAATCGCCTGAGAGAGAGCCTTTAACTGGTTGGATGAATTCTGCAATACCCGTCGACAGTGCAGTAGCTATgactgctgctgctgctggaATTATACCCGATAACATCGTTCCACAGTCCTCACTAAGGATATGGGAACCTACCTCTCCCGAAAGTATTACTGCTAGTGAATCTTCCGAAATCAGTCAAGCAAGGGAGATAGACAAAGATGGTAGGAAGAACTTGCAATATTTTGATGATAATGCTTCTGAGGCCTCAGAAACACGATCAGATACTTTGGAGAGATTGTATGGAAGCTATGAAGGCCATTCTTCACCAGATATTAGAGCGCCTTTCTCCTCTAGATTTCGCACATTGGAGCACCTTGAGAGTTCTGAATTCTTATTCAGGTGGTACATACATTAGGAATTTGCAGTTTTCAATGTATAGTCTGGTAATTAATATATTGTTATTCTTGGCAGCCCAGCTAGAAGCATGACATCAGAGGATGACGACGATGAACTCTTTGCCAACTTCGATAAAGATCATAGGGATGACTTAATAATGGAATGGGCTAAGgttagttgattttttattgtcCATACATCTATCTGATACAGATCTTGTTTTGATTACTAGTTGATCTTTCCTTGTTGTGTGATTTATGTGGTAGGAAAATAAAAATGACTTGCTACAGATTATTTGTGGATATCATGCTCTTCCTCTTCCTCCAAGGGGAGGTAAACTAGTTTTTCAACCTCTTGAACATTTGCAGTCTATTGAATACAGGCGACCTCCAGTTCCTTCCCTTGGTTTTCACCAAaaatattcggcttcattggcACCTTCTGAGGTATTTTCTTCTGTTTCTTAATAGTTACCAGGCTATGCTCGATGTGACTTGCGTTTTCTCAATACAATTTGATCTTGTGTAAAGGTCAATTTTAAGCTGGCTGCATTTGAAGAAGCTTTGGCGCTATCATTATGGACCACCGCTACAATTTGTCGTGCTCTATCCCTTGAAAACGTAAGAGTAACTCGGCTACTACAGTTTTGGCTGTGCTAATATTGAAATTTCAGCACTGAAATGTGCTTCATCAAGTACCTTTGGATTTTTATAGGGATTTGGAGTTTGATAAAATAGTGCTTCTTCCAGGTCTTGTCATTGCTCACTGGTGTGTTACTGGAAAAACAAGTAGTTGTTGTGTGTCCAAACTTGGTAAGCTTAACTTTCTTTAGGGTAAATAATATTTTCGATCCTATATTTTGCGAAAGTTATTGATTGGActctgtattttgttaaatggcaAATTCGATCCGGTATTTTTCAGAATAGTACATATAGTACTCTAAggtcatttttttctttaatataacAAACTTGAAAACAATTTTTAGTACGAACAAATGCAAAAAATGTAATCAGTCTAGTCATAACACCTCTCTATAGGGATAtgattaagttttattttgataaagaaTCAGTTGAAGGttcaatttgtcatttaataaaacagaagGTCGGATtgataatttttgcaaaacacaacgTCTAAAATAGTGTTTACCCCTTTATTGTAATGGTAAGGTCACAAAATTATTCTGTTCAGCTAACCTTTTTCGAGCTTCAACTAATGCAGGGATTGCTCTCAGCTACAGTTTTATCCATCATTCCCATGATTCTTCCATTTCAGTGGCAGAGTTTGATTCTTCCTGTAAGTCAAAATAACTCTTTCAAGCCAAATTATTCAAGTGCCTATACTTTTGTACTGTCACAAACTAATTAAACACCGAAATTACTCTCCAAGATGATCCTTTTTCGAACCTTTTCAGGTCTTACCGGGAAGAATGGCTGAATTTCTCGATGCACCGGTCCCCTTTATTGTGAGTTTTTACCTTGTAACTTTTCGTGTTACATATAAATGATCTGCATATTCACTTCTAAACAGTCAAGGACTTAGCTGCTCTTTATAATCATTTTCAGGTTGGATTGCTAAACAAACCCAATGAGTTGAAAATGAAAACATCTAATCTTGTTCACGTCGATGTATTAAAGGATCAGGTTTGTTTAAATCTGCTTTAGCCTCTTTTCAATAAGAATTTCAAAAAATGCATTTCTTTTAGTATTACCTACACATTTGCTTAAACAGGTCAAAACTTGTAGCTTGCCAACACTGCCAAGACAGAAAGAGCTCGCCAATGCTCTAGCGCCATTTCATGCTAAATTGTCACGAGAAACTTCAATGGCTAAGAAGCATCCTGTACATAAGTGCTGCGAAACACAGGTTTTTATTTCTCGTTTGCCTGACTTTACTCGCAAGTTACTAACGAGTGAGTTAAGGGTcgcttttttttactaattgtTTATTCCTTTGGTTTGATTTGCAGGCTTATGCTGCTGACAAGTTTCTAAAAGTAACAAGGGGCTACTTGGAATCACTCTGTTCAGATCTAAGGTTGCATACAATCACAAGTGTGCAATCAAACAATGATAGGGTAGAAAAAATTGTTAAACTCATAATCTCATTTGagtgtcattaagctaattcacATACTAATTACATTTAAATTTCTGCTTGATTTTCAGGTTTCTTTACTTCTCAAGGACAGCTTTATCGATTCCTTTTCTAGTCGCGACCAGCCATTTATCAAGGTACttactttttcttcttttctttcttcaacttcctATGTTATATAGTGAGAAAACAATGCATATATGAGAGtttctaatctttttttttgtatatgtttttaCAGCATTTTGTGGACACTCAAATGTTCTCTGTTCTATCAGATTCTCGTTTATTAAGATTTGAGAATGGTCAATTGTAACTTAGTGATTATAGTTTAGTTCATATGATTGGATTTGCTTATGAATGTAGCATAAAAGATTTGACTAGATATTGCAATGGAGAAAAAACCTTGCTTCAAATGTTGTAACATATTAAGTTCTTGCAAATTCCAACACCCTTTTCTGATTAGAGCCCAAATTATCATAATCCCAATCTTTTAGGGGAGATATGATGTGAAATTTAGGCCTATAAATTCATCTCAATTTGAAAATTTGTAAATGTCAACAATTAAATTCGAgtgtaagtttattttttatttatcatttatcattattttacACGCACGAACCAAACTATTTTTAGAATTGACAACTCTTCTCACTTTGACACAGTCAAATCTCCAtactataatagaaattaaatacatAAAGTATACATTTTTTGTTAATAATATAGCATTATTCGTCAAATAATTGGGTAAAAGAGCTGAATTCCTCTTCTTCAcatctatatttttattgtgtTAAAAGAAATATGCCAAATCAAGTGGTACATACATGGTCTCAATCAAAATTTCGGTTAGAAACGGCATTTACCAACAAACAATTATACAAGCATAGACAAAAAACTCTTCTGTGTTCCTCACTCGAAGCTTCGATTTGACCATGCCAAGTGTTTCTTCTTTTTAAGACGGGGCTATCGGTGTGAGGCATCAACCTTATCCTAGCTCTAACTAGCCTTCTGAATTTATCTCGCCAAGGGGGTCGTTATAGAAAACCACAAGCAGATTAGTCAGATTATTTTTCTTCATCCTCTGAGTCGGACTTGGCAAAAACTGGTTCGGGTTGTGTATCTGCATATGCTGGGGCGATGAACTTGGGTTCTTTAGCTGCAACATCTGCAAACTTCAGTATAGCTTCTCTTGGATCTTCATCCATCCATGTCTCCTTGATCATACCCCCTTGCTGCAAATGGAAAACTAAGTTGTAAATCTCTTGAACATAGCATGAGGCACTGAAATGACAAAAAGAACAAATAATTTACCTTGAGGAGGTACTGAGTTAATAAGCTTCCTTGACTTGTACCAATTCTCCCACCGAATCCTGGTCCTGTCATGGGAAGGTCAGGCTTGTGAGACTTCATAGGGTCCTTCAATGTCTTCTCTCTTTGACGTTTACGGCTTGGCTGATCTCTAAACAAAGGTAGAGCATGAGGATTGTGTATGACTGGTTTAGCTTCGAAATCATCAACAGATTTCTTCCTCGGTGCCCGTGCAACACAAACAAGAGCTCCCCTTTCACTAATTGTAGGATCATATAGTATGTGAGTTCCTCCTTGGCTTTTGTCTCCAGAGGTGGCAAATATCTTCAAATACAAACAGAAACACAGTGTTTTGAGtatattttaaagtataaatATCGGTCAGACTGAAGGGGTTTGGCTGTGGGATTACCTGATTTAGCTTTGGATGCCAGCAGCACTGAACAACACTGCAAGTTGGCGATATCCCGACTTTTGAAACAAGCTCAAGTTTAGCTCGATCGAAGAAGCACAACAAACCTccagttgtgctctccctttcaACGGATGTTCCAGTCAAGAAAAGCTGTTCATCAGGACTAAATGCAACATTTGTTTGAGCATAATGGTTAGGAAGATCATTAAACACCTTAAGAGGTGCTTTCATCTGGCGCAGATCCCAAACCTGCCACATATTTTTCATGATTAATAATGTCATAAAATCAtgctaaaataataataatagaaaatattatgTTTAAAATGTGGTTAATCACCTTCAAAGAATCATCACAACTCCTTGATAATAAAGTACGTCCATCACTAGAAAACTTAAGTGAAGTAATATCATCTGTGTGACTTTTTTCCACATATATATCTGGCCTACTTCCCCATCCAGGCTTCAGGTTCCAAATCTGTTAGAAAAGTATAGAATGCAGAAAAGACAGCAAAACCATTTTAGTTTGAGAACAGAGCAAAAAGCATTCCAATCGAGTAAATCCAAAACGTGGGGAAAAAAGCTACCTGTATAGAACCATCACCTATACCACCGGCAATGCATTTGCCTTCACGATCCCAAGTGCATGTGGTAACTGGAACTCTAGCTGGCCTCGCGAGTCTTGGTTTGATTACCTATTCATTGAGTTACCGCACATTCAGTTCAATGGATATGTCAATTCAAAAGTATGCTTTTCAAAGTCGCATTACATCTTAATTTGAATTTAGTACAACTTCTAACTTTTCATTAACATAAACATCCTCTGGAGCAGCTCATTTTGGCAAATGTTGCCAGAATTTAAACAATCAGCTGAATCATTTGtccaaaaaaattgaaaagtatgtAAGTTACACTTACTTGTTTCTGACTAGTAAAATTATTAACATCCCATATGCGCAATGATCCATCCTCTGAGGAAGTTAATATTGTTTCTTTAGTTTTAGGGTGCCATTCTCCCCAAGTCAATCCAGTTATGTGGCCTTTAGTGTTCTTCAAATCACGGATATACATGTCGCCCTTCACGAACTCTCCTAGCGTGAGTCCATCCCGATCATAAATCTAAAAGGTATTCAATGCAGATGTGAGTTGTATGATCATATAAGTCATAACTATTGAAGAAATGACAAAATAATAACATTGTGAAATAAATTAACTTTGGTATTCAGTACCTTAGCCTGAGCTGAGCCAGTCACACACAAAAATCGATCAGCTGTTGGGCTCCAGCTCAAGTTCCGAACTTGATGACCTTCAGATGGTTCTAACTGTCTGAAGGACTGCAAACGAGAATTCATCCCTTGGAAATCATACATTCGGACTGAATAGTCATAACTGCCAGAGAGTACTCTAGAACCCGAATGATCAATGGCAAGGGTAGAAACAACCTGTAAAAAAGATATAGGCAAATAAGTTTCCCTTCATAGAACCAGTACTCTATTATTCTAAACACCAAAGGGATCAACTAGAAGTAAGCTTATGTTATAAGATGAGCCAGTATAATATTCTTGTGTGTTGTTTCATAGTTTCAGTTCTGTTTTTTTGTAATATGAATACTTCTATTGTGTTCTTTCTTGTATTGTTTTTTGTTGTGTTGAATGCTCAATCTAGACCTTAATAACCTTCATGTTCTAAATTGCCCAAACTATTTAAAGAGAACTGAAATTACAGTATCAGCTAAACGGACAGGAATAACTTTGGGAAAGAAACTCCGCATCTTGCTAAAGAATCCAAGTGACATTCGACTTTTGTGGTTACAACACGAAATATGCTAGTGTGTTGGTTGTTAGATTCGGACTTCTCCTTTATACACTAGCTATAGAAGACATGATTGGAGACCGTCGATTAGGGGACGCTCAATCTCAACCTCATAGTTCATCAGCGACCGACAACATTCTATTAAATCTCTAGGCATAGAGTTGAATACGCCAGTAAAACCTAAGAGCCTTATTGACCTTAGCGGGAATTCAGAAGACGATCCTAAAGAGTGTTCATGCTCGAGATGGCCATGGCAGTCTATTGTACGATTGAAAGCGGACTGGAATAACTTAAACGTCATAATTAATCTGAGTATATTGTACAATTGAAAGCGGACTCTAATAACTTAAATCCGAGTATATTGTACGATTGAAAGCAGACTAAAATAACTTTGGGAAAGGAACCCTACATCAGGCAAAAGAATCCAAGTTAGTCAACTTCGACTTTCGTTACTACAACATGAAATATactagtttttttaaaaaaaaattggacaaTTTCTCGATTTGTGCATGTCATCCTTGCGAAGGGGCCAATGCTAATCTTCTCGTATCGTTATTAGATTTCTCTTTTATACACTAGTTTTAAAAGACTTGATTGGAGACCATTGCCTAAGGGATGCTCAATCTAAACCTCGTAGTTCTTCAGCAACCCACTACATTCAATTATATCTCTAGGCCCATAGATGAATACACCTTAAGGGGTATTCAAGAGGTGAACACGCCAAGTAAACTTAGGAGTCCTAACGATCCTAGGGGGTGTTCATGCTCCTCGACATGATCATGCCAGTAAAACTTAAGAATCACTATGTAAGGTTATTAATTTGCAGGTTATTAAAGTCTACATTGAGCATTCAACACAACAAAAAATCAAGCAATGAAAGATCATACAACAACAACTACAACAGTGTAAATTTATCACCAATTTCATTGCTTCATCACTAATTTACAATACCCATTAAATACTTAAACTTACagaacaagaaaataaaagaatttacAGAGAAAGATACCTTAGTGTGGCCCTTGAGAACAATCTCATTACTCAATGGAATCCGAAAGCGATTCTCCACCTCAatatcatcttcatcatcagcaTCCTCATCAGAATCGTTGGCATTAAACCGTGGAGGTGGTTTCGGAGGTCCAATAATCTCATCATCCTCATCACTCTGAACCAACCCAGCCGGTGGCCGAGGCGGTCCGACAATCATTTCACCATCCTCATCCTCACCATCACCAGAACTGGACTCCGGCAATGGCCGAGGCGGTCCAACCATAACATCCCCGCCTTCGTCATCTTCAGCGTCGAAATTAGGGTTCTGATTTTTGGGTTTGCGAAGAGAATGGAGCCAGGACTTGGAGGAAGATGAGACAGTAGGAAGGTCGTTGGTTATGACGgagggagaagaagaaaaggagGAGGAGGGTTTTCCgtcggtggtggtggtggtggtggtggggcCGCCGCGACGAGTGGTGTTGTGGATGAGCTCGAGAGGTGTTTGTGCCTTGGATTGTTTGCCGAAAGTGACAGGGAATTGGGCTCTGATACCGTCATAGATTTCTTCTCCGTCCTCCATTTTTCTCTGAGCTGAAGCTGAGTGAGTATGGGATGCTTCTTCTCTATGCCGGAATTTTACGACGGCACCGCCATGAACGGTCgaagtatttattattatgtagCTTTACATGGGCCTTGGGCCTTGGGCCTTGTCCATCAGCCCAAATAATTTAGTTGGATTGGCACAATTTGGGGGGTAAGTTggaaaatgcctcttttattaatcaattaaccaaatttgcctctaattttatatttatttgaaacataccttttttatatgtattgtacccaaaataccctgatataagagagtcacatagagagtatcttgaagtgacaggggcaaaattggtacaatgtttaaaaaaagaggtaaaaatgatagactttaaaaaagagggtaaaaatgaaAGAGGACAATACAAAAagagtatagagtgtaatttcctcatttGGGGGTAGGTCATGCTTCTTCTTCATTTGGTTTATCTGGTTGGTGGAAACAAATTTGGTCTCTTAATCTTCACCCCAAGGTGAAGATGTTCACTTGGCATATTTCTTCTAATTGGATTCCTACCAAATGTAATTTTACAAAGTATGGCTTATTGATTGATGGGGTATGTCCTATTTGCGATTCTTAAACTAAAAACTACCCACCATGCTTTATGGGGGTTCCTGTTTTTAGCTGAGTGTCGTAAACTTTGTGATATTTCCGAAGGATTATCTTACTATTTGTCATGATTTTTATGAGTTCATTCACAAGTTTTTAGATTCTTTGCATGTGGCCTTTTTATAGTTGGTTTTAGTTATCATGTGGCGAATCTAGTTTAGGAGGAATAAAAATACTCATGATGATAAGGTAATTGCTCCTGATATTGTTGTTTCTTGGGGTCGTGATTTCCTTGTTGATTATTAACGTATAAGTCTCACTCGGTTGAGAACTTGCCTTTTTCTCTAAACGGTTCTCCTAATCATGCTTGAGTGTTGCCTGGTAGGGGAACAGTAAAGATCAATGTTGATTTAAATTCCGTTTTTAATAATTACCAAGTGAAATTATCaaacaatttaaataatgcGGGActgtaataaaattatttgaacAGAATTTATCTTTGTTCTATCAGACACAGAATCTGACAGGACAGAAATATACTACAAAAAGCAAAAtgtagaaaattaaaatgacacataatattttatatgtggTATCAGCAACTCTTTCGAATTGCTCCTATTCCATGGGGCCACGCTCAGAGAACGAAATTTATTAGATGAACCACAAGTGTTTACAAAACTAAATTGACTTATACAAATAAAGACTCCCTCTTTGAATTTGGCACAAATGTTGTAATCTATTCttctaattaaatttcaaaagtaCCGAGACCTTGAACTCCCTTCAATTCGTAGTACTTGCACACTTCATCCCGAAGAGTGTTTCACATGCAATCTTTCTCCCGAAGAGTGTCTAACTTGCAATCTTCCTCCTGGAGAGTGACTCACTTGCAATCTTCCTTCCGAGGAGTGAATCACTTGCAATCTTCCTCCCGAAGAGTGACTAACTTGCAATCTTCCTCCTGAAGAGTGACTCACATGTACTTTTTCCTCCCGAAAAGGTGACTCACGAACAAAACTTCTCCCGAAGCTTGATTAAAAATATCCAAGGTATTCAACCTGCACAATTTTAACAAGAAACAATACAGAGTAACACAATAATTAAATACTAAGAACTTGTTGGACTTAAGTTCTTcacacaacaaaaaaatatactcTCTAACTTTGAAAAGTAATATAGAATTGATACACCAAGAGAGCTAACCAAAACCAGCGACCTAAGGATGAATATTTACAGTTTAGAAACCCTCTAGGCCGTGGACAAACAACCAAGAAACGATCAGGTCATTAAATGAAAATCTTCCCAAAAAAAGAAAGTCAAAATCTATTTAAACAGAGAGTCAGTCTTTTCAAACAGATACAGTGAACCTGGACAGTTTTTTTTAGCAAAGTTTCCATAAATAAATAAGGCAACTTTAACAACATTAATACCTATAACTGTGCATGATTTCTTGGTCAAGAAATCAGATCAAaaggaataaaatatgaataagaaTTCCTTAAAAAGCAAATAATACAATCGAATattctataaaaggaaaactCATATTTAATTCACACAAAGTCAAATAAGAATAGGATCTGA from Cannabis sativa cultivar Pink pepper isolate KNU-18-1 chromosome 4, ASM2916894v1, whole genome shotgun sequence carries:
- the LOC115715117 gene encoding uncharacterized protein LOC115715117, with protein sequence MDSREDEDRPSSPILMLQHLSEEACRVAGEALSSVYPGHSNIANTSPLGWGPGPGPGHRRAQSEVLSGHNRSNSFHRLKTQVQRAWKWGSNSRDEGRRSNFNPEVLANQKRQWYQLHSKVLDHTNYKEPTSLFEHFVVAGLQPDANLETVEAAFAKRKEWEMEMSRSELVDFNLLRQRGPSFPSLEPQILFKYPPGKKIAMRWKDLAAFCFPAGVKAQLLERTPSLSDLNELIYGQEHLGRDDLSFIFSLKGSDNATLYGVCLHVLEIVQRPPGILGGASPLSHSSGGFNRFLVSAPRCYCVLTRVPFFELHYEMLNSIIAQQRLNRITEFVTEMSLYDYVPSTNDQMHQNVESPEREPLTGWMNSAIPVDSAVAMTAAAAGIIPDNIVPQSSLRIWEPTSPESITASESSEISQAREIDKDGRKNLQYFDDNASEASETRSDTLERLYGSYEGHSSPDIRAPFSSRFRTLEHLESSEFLFSPARSMTSEDDDDELFANFDKDHRDDLIMEWAKENKNDLLQIICGYHALPLPPRGGKLVFQPLEHLQSIEYRRPPVPSLGFHQKYSASLAPSEVNFKLAAFEEALALSLWTTATICRALSLENVLSLLTGVLLEKQVVVVCPNLGLLSATVLSIIPMILPFQWQSLILPVLPGRMAEFLDAPVPFIVGLLNKPNELKMKTSNLVHVDVLKDQVKTCSLPTLPRQKELANALAPFHAKLSRETSMAKKHPVHKCCETQAYAADKFLKVTRGYLESLCSDLRLHTITSVQSNNDRVSLLLKDSFIDSFSSRDQPFIKHFVDTQMFSVLSDSRLLRFENGQL
- the LOC115715118 gene encoding uncharacterized protein LOC115715118; the encoded protein is MEDGEEIYDGIRAQFPVTFGKQSKAQTPLELIHNTTRRGGPTTTTTTTDGKPSSSFSSSPSVITNDLPTVSSSSKSWLHSLRKPKNQNPNFDAEDDEGGDVMVGPPRPLPESSSGDGEDEDGEMIVGPPRPPAGLVQSDEDDEIIGPPKPPPRFNANDSDEDADDEDDIEVENRFRIPLSNEIVLKGHTKVVSTLAIDHSGSRVLSGSYDYSVRMYDFQGMNSRLQSFRQLEPSEGHQVRNLSWSPTADRFLCVTGSAQAKIYDRDGLTLGEFVKGDMYIRDLKNTKGHITGLTWGEWHPKTKETILTSSEDGSLRIWDVNNFTSQKQVIKPRLARPARVPVTTCTWDREGKCIAGGIGDGSIQIWNLKPGWGSRPDIYVEKSHTDDITSLKFSSDGRTLLSRSCDDSLKVWDLRQMKAPLKVFNDLPNHYAQTNVAFSPDEQLFLTGTSVERESTTGGLLCFFDRAKLELVSKVGISPTCSVVQCCWHPKLNQIFATSGDKSQGGTHILYDPTISERGALVCVARAPRKKSVDDFEAKPVIHNPHALPLFRDQPSRKRQREKTLKDPMKSHKPDLPMTGPGFGGRIGTSQGSLLTQYLLKQGGMIKETWMDEDPREAILKFADVAAKEPKFIAPAYADTQPEPVFAKSDSEDEEK